In a genomic window of Corynebacterium choanae:
- a CDS encoding isoprenyl transferase: protein MNASVAPPPAIDPQFIPRHIALVMDGNGRWAQERGLPRTEGHKRGEQVLLEVVDACIALGVEYLSAYAFSTENWRRSADEVRFLMGFNRDVLRRQRDGLHEKGVRVRWAGRRPRLWRSVIRELEAAEELTKDNTTMTLAMCVNYGGRAEIVDAARAIAEQVQQGRLRPDQITEGLFPQFLDEPDMPDVDLFLRPSGEQRTSNFLPWQAAYAELVFQDKLFPDFTAEDVYAAVLEYAHRDRRFGGVKNP from the coding sequence GTGAATGCATCCGTTGCGCCGCCACCGGCTATTGATCCCCAGTTCATTCCTCGTCATATTGCGCTCGTTATGGACGGCAATGGCCGTTGGGCGCAAGAACGCGGCTTGCCTCGAACTGAGGGGCATAAGCGCGGCGAACAGGTGCTGTTGGAAGTGGTAGACGCCTGTATTGCACTTGGCGTCGAGTATCTGTCAGCGTATGCGTTTTCAACTGAGAATTGGCGTCGTTCCGCTGACGAGGTGCGCTTCCTTATGGGGTTCAACCGCGACGTACTGCGGCGGCAGCGTGACGGGTTGCACGAAAAAGGTGTTCGTGTTCGGTGGGCGGGTCGTCGTCCCCGGTTGTGGCGGTCGGTGATCCGTGAGTTAGAAGCAGCAGAAGAGTTAACAAAAGACAACACCACCATGACGTTGGCGATGTGTGTTAACTATGGCGGTCGTGCAGAGATTGTTGATGCCGCGCGTGCTATCGCTGAACAGGTGCAACAGGGCAGGCTGCGGCCTGACCAGATCACTGAGGGATTGTTCCCACAGTTTTTGGATGAACCAGATATGCCCGATGTTGACCTGTTTTTGCGTCCATCCGGTGAGCAGCGCACCTCGAATTTCTTGCCATGGCAGGCCGCATACGCGGAATTGGTGTTCCAAGATAAGCTGTTTCCGGATTTCACCGCTGAAGATGTCTACGCAGCCGTATTGGAGTATGCACACCGTGACCGTCGCTTTGGCGGTGTGAAAAACCCGTAG
- the era gene encoding GTPase Era — protein sequence MTNFTDTPEGFRSGFVSFVGRPNTGKSTLTNALVGQKIAITADQPETTRHPIRGIVHRPNAQIIVVDTPGLHRPRTLLGERLNEMVKDTYSDVDVIAVTIPADEKIGPGDRWILEAVRKVAPNTTLLGVVTKIDKVGRDRVMVQLQALHDLLGGDCEVVPVSAVEDTQVDVLADVIVSLLPEGPKFYPDDHITDDDTRTRMAEYIREAALQGLRDELPHSVAVEIDEITENDERPGVLNVHAIIYLEREGQKRILAGKDNRRLNRIMSTSRKQIIELLGQNVYLDLRMKVLKNWQSDPKALGRLGF from the coding sequence ATGACAAACTTTACCGATACCCCAGAAGGTTTCCGCTCCGGGTTTGTGTCCTTTGTGGGACGCCCAAACACCGGCAAGTCAACGCTGACGAATGCGCTGGTTGGGCAGAAAATTGCGATTACAGCCGACCAGCCGGAAACCACCCGCCATCCGATTCGTGGCATCGTGCATCGGCCGAATGCCCAAATCATTGTGGTTGACACTCCCGGTTTGCACCGGCCACGAACACTGCTGGGGGAGCGGCTTAACGAAATGGTGAAAGACACCTATTCGGATGTGGATGTGATTGCTGTGACGATCCCGGCCGATGAAAAAATCGGACCCGGCGATCGCTGGATTTTGGAGGCTGTACGGAAAGTCGCCCCCAACACCACGCTGCTCGGGGTCGTCACCAAAATCGACAAGGTCGGCCGGGATCGGGTTATGGTGCAGCTGCAGGCATTACATGATCTGCTCGGCGGGGACTGCGAAGTGGTACCGGTGTCAGCGGTGGAAGACACGCAGGTGGACGTGTTGGCTGATGTGATTGTTTCGCTGCTGCCCGAAGGGCCAAAATTTTATCCTGATGATCACATCACCGATGACGACACCCGTACCCGCATGGCAGAATATATTCGCGAAGCTGCGCTGCAGGGGCTGCGTGACGAACTGCCGCACTCGGTTGCCGTAGAGATTGATGAGATTACCGAAAACGATGAGCGGCCGGGTGTGTTAAACGTGCACGCGATCATCTACCTGGAGCGGGAGGGGCAAAAACGCATCCTGGCAGGCAAAGATAATCGTCGCCTCAATCGGATTATGTCGACTTCCCGCAAACAGATCATCGAACTGCTGGGGCAAAACGTGTATCTCGATTTGCGGATGAAGGTATTGAAAAACTGGCAGTCAGATCCGAAAGCGCTCGGTCGCCTCGGGTTTTAA
- a CDS encoding hemolysin family protein encodes MNDATLILGAIAAMIASGAIGSIETALSGISRARVEELHREEKPGAAQLLTVIDRRADHINLLVLLRTALEATAAVFVALLAVTFITDRKLAATVAVAAITFVSYAVVGVLSRTIGRKNPYTVSLNSAQVLSVLAFLLGPISKILIFVGNTLAPGEGLKAGPFASEVELREMVDIAQEHGVVEVGERRMIQSVFDLGTTTARSVMVPRPEMVWIESVATAGDATRLCVRSGLSRLPVIGETVDDIVGVVYLKDLVQKTYSSTDSGSSVQVTDVMRPAYFVPDSKNLDDLLREMQVKRCHLAMLVDEYGGIAGLLSIEDILEEIVGEIADEYDSAERAPVEHLGQRSYRVLARLSLEDLHDLIVEEYGVDLVFDDEVENEVETVAGLISYEEGRVPLPGSTVSIAGLTLTAEGGKDRRGRNKIATVKVDVEDALFDTPAEV; translated from the coding sequence ATGAACGACGCAACCTTAATCCTTGGGGCTATCGCGGCGATGATCGCCTCTGGTGCGATCGGCTCCATTGAAACAGCCCTGTCCGGGATCTCCCGTGCCCGAGTTGAAGAATTGCATCGGGAAGAAAAACCCGGTGCCGCCCAGCTGTTGACGGTGATTGATCGCCGTGCTGATCACATCAATCTGCTTGTGCTGCTGCGAACTGCGCTGGAAGCAACAGCGGCCGTGTTTGTAGCGCTGCTGGCGGTGACATTTATCACCGATCGAAAACTTGCCGCCACCGTTGCGGTAGCTGCCATTACCTTTGTTTCCTATGCGGTCGTCGGCGTCTTATCTCGCACCATCGGACGGAAAAATCCGTACACGGTGTCGCTGAACTCGGCACAAGTGTTGTCGGTATTGGCGTTTCTGTTAGGGCCAATATCGAAAATTCTTATTTTCGTCGGAAACACCCTGGCTCCTGGTGAAGGGTTGAAAGCAGGTCCGTTCGCCAGTGAAGTCGAATTACGTGAAATGGTTGACATCGCCCAAGAGCACGGGGTCGTTGAGGTCGGCGAGCGCCGCATGATTCAATCGGTGTTCGACTTGGGAACAACGACTGCCCGCTCAGTGATGGTTCCTCGCCCGGAGATGGTGTGGATCGAATCGGTGGCAACTGCCGGCGATGCGACCCGACTGTGTGTCCGATCAGGGCTGTCGCGACTCCCTGTTATTGGTGAAACCGTCGACGATATCGTCGGTGTGGTGTATCTCAAAGATCTGGTGCAAAAAACCTACAGTTCCACTGATTCTGGTTCCTCTGTTCAAGTCACCGACGTGATGCGACCGGCGTATTTTGTGCCAGATTCGAAGAATCTCGATGATCTGCTGCGCGAAATGCAGGTGAAGCGATGCCATTTGGCGATGCTCGTCGACGAATACGGCGGTATTGCAGGGCTGTTATCGATTGAAGACATTTTGGAAGAGATCGTCGGTGAGATCGCCGACGAATATGATTCAGCTGAACGCGCCCCGGTTGAACATCTTGGGCAGCGCAGCTATCGGGTGCTTGCCCGGCTGTCGCTGGAAGATTTACACGATCTCATCGTGGAAGAATACGGGGTGGATCTTGTCTTCGATGATGAGGTGGAAAACGAGGTGGAAACCGTCGCCGGTTTGATCTCCTACGAGGAGGGCAGGGTGCCACTACCGGGGTCGACTGTGAGTATTGCCGGTCTCACACTGACTGCCGAGGGTGGGAAAGATCGGCGAGGCCGCAATAAGATCGCCACGGTCAAGGTTGATGTTGAAGACGCCTTGTTCGACACTCCCGCCGAGGTGTAG
- a CDS encoding VIT1/CCC1 transporter family protein, translated as MSQDSSTGQLPADNTGEDGSLSAAADGAAGGVVRHDAPVSKSQIRRWRKYLADERAEAAVYRELARRKTGEERQILLDIAAAEARHEQYWQQRLGEHVGLPQAASLKTRLLAVLAKRFGTVFTLALMQSAETRTPYETDADATEQMAADERVHAEVVRGLAARGREKMSGNFRAAVFGLNDGLVSNLALVLGVVGATTDNGLIVLTGVSGLLAGALSMGAGEYISVSSQRELLEASAPDPETSRRLPELDVNENELALVYRARGMAIDEAEEKARHLLDQVAASRSKPALEDTGRLGDVIGAVAQDTDNEIVGSGMAAAISSFLFFATGAAIPVLPFFFGLATSTAAIVSGVLVGIALLCTGAIVGMLGGVSPLRKAIIQLAIGLGAAAVTYGLGSVLGVQLG; from the coding sequence ATGAGCCAGGATTCGTCGACTGGGCAGCTACCTGCGGACAATACGGGTGAAGATGGTTCGCTGTCTGCGGCAGCAGATGGTGCAGCAGGGGGAGTGGTTCGGCACGATGCGCCTGTCTCAAAATCCCAGATTCGACGGTGGCGTAAATATTTAGCGGATGAACGAGCCGAAGCGGCAGTATATCGGGAATTAGCACGTCGGAAAACAGGTGAGGAACGGCAGATTCTGCTGGATATTGCTGCTGCTGAGGCACGCCACGAACAGTATTGGCAGCAGCGGCTGGGGGAACATGTTGGTCTTCCGCAGGCAGCAAGTTTGAAAACTCGGCTGCTTGCAGTGTTGGCGAAACGGTTCGGGACAGTATTTACATTGGCGTTGATGCAGTCGGCGGAAACCCGTACCCCGTATGAGACGGATGCTGATGCGACCGAACAGATGGCAGCCGATGAGCGGGTGCATGCCGAAGTGGTTCGCGGGTTGGCGGCACGTGGCCGGGAGAAAATGTCCGGTAATTTTCGGGCTGCTGTATTCGGTCTCAACGACGGGTTAGTGTCAAACCTGGCCTTGGTGCTGGGTGTGGTTGGTGCAACCACCGACAATGGGCTAATCGTGCTCACCGGGGTGTCAGGTCTTCTCGCTGGGGCATTGTCAATGGGGGCAGGGGAGTATATTTCGGTTTCCTCCCAGCGGGAATTACTCGAGGCCTCCGCCCCTGATCCGGAAACCTCCCGTCGGCTGCCAGAGTTGGATGTCAACGAAAACGAGTTGGCGTTGGTGTACCGGGCACGTGGGATGGCGATTGATGAAGCAGAAGAAAAGGCTCGCCATTTACTTGACCAGGTTGCTGCATCCCGTAGTAAGCCTGCTTTAGAGGACACGGGTCGTCTAGGGGATGTCATCGGGGCGGTTGCTCAAGATACCGACAACGAGATCGTTGGTTCTGGGATGGCTGCTGCAATCAGTTCGTTTCTGTTTTTCGCCACTGGTGCGGCGATTCCCGTACTCCCGTTTTTCTTTGGATTGGCAACTTCCACGGCGGCGATCGTCTCCGGGGTGTTGGTGGGTATCGCGCTGCTGTGTACCGGGGCGATTGTTGGCATGCTCGGCGGGGTGTCTCCGCTGCGGAAAGCGATCATCCAACTGGCGATTGGGCTGGGGGCAGCGGCAGTCACCTACGGGTTGGGAAGCGTCCTTGGTGTGCAACTGGGATAG
- a CDS encoding ABC transporter ATP-binding protein, giving the protein MTGNIDPGSPVLVWDQVSKQFGDKLAVSKLSLSIPRGSFFGIVGPNGAGKTTAITIACGLLEPDSGRVFLHGHDVWNGGDIAAKQSYGLLADGLEVFDRLTGEEYLSYLGRLRGLDEATIAARSGSLLGALGLNDAASKMIVDYSAGMRKKILLAGAMLHRPQLLVLDEPLEAVDPVSADTIKKILHRFVAGGGTVVISSHVMELVETICDHVALIADGQVAVAGTLDEVRQGRTLAQTFVDTVGAGALEEQTLDWLDKSANGHDQSPSAGRVLPQTHTRGTDE; this is encoded by the coding sequence ATGACAGGAAACATTGATCCGGGAAGTCCTGTCCTGGTGTGGGACCAGGTCAGTAAGCAGTTTGGCGACAAGCTTGCGGTGTCGAAGTTATCGCTGTCGATTCCGCGTGGAAGTTTTTTTGGGATCGTCGGTCCAAACGGGGCTGGGAAAACCACTGCGATCACTATCGCCTGCGGTCTGTTAGAACCCGACAGTGGGCGGGTGTTCCTGCACGGCCATGATGTGTGGAATGGCGGTGATATTGCAGCGAAACAAAGCTACGGGCTGCTAGCCGACGGGCTGGAAGTGTTCGATCGTCTTACCGGTGAAGAATATTTGTCCTATTTGGGCAGGCTGCGGGGTCTTGATGAGGCAACAATCGCTGCTCGTTCTGGTTCGCTGCTCGGGGCGCTTGGACTCAACGACGCCGCATCGAAGATGATTGTCGATTATTCCGCTGGAATGCGGAAGAAAATTCTCCTTGCAGGAGCGATGCTGCATCGGCCCCAATTGTTAGTGCTTGACGAACCATTAGAGGCGGTCGATCCGGTGAGCGCCGACACCATCAAGAAAATCCTGCACCGGTTTGTCGCCGGTGGCGGCACTGTCGTGATCTCTTCCCACGTGATGGAACTAGTAGAGACAATTTGTGACCATGTTGCGCTTATTGCCGACGGGCAGGTTGCTGTCGCCGGCACGCTCGACGAAGTACGCCAGGGACGCACGCTCGCGCAAACCTTCGTAGATACTGTTGGTGCAGGAGCGTTAGAAGAGCAGACCTTGGACTGGCTCGATAAATCCGCAAATGGTCACGACCAGTCACCATCTGCCGGCCGTGTACTGCCTCAGACGCACACAAGGGGTACTGATGAGTAA
- the recO gene encoding DNA repair protein RecO has protein sequence MPSREHYKDEAFVVRTHDFGEADRIVVLLTRDHGLVRAVAKGVRRTKSRFGSRIQRFVQLSMLLYPGRNLALIAEADTIAYFGAGIIEDYNRYTAGCAALDCAAAVVGVAEGEAEIFDEVAQFFQYLQHAADPVLLLDALLLRLMRHAGWAPSLFDCANCGDPGPHCAFAPAAGGAVCSQCRPVGSMKPAPAVLRLMWHMANRDLATIAPTASQLGEVFPGGSTALCAEAHRLTRAHLQYHLERNFVSLAMLSED, from the coding sequence GTGCCGTCCCGGGAACACTACAAAGATGAAGCGTTTGTAGTGCGCACCCATGATTTTGGGGAAGCTGATCGGATCGTCGTTTTGCTCACCCGGGATCACGGCCTGGTGCGGGCTGTGGCGAAAGGGGTTCGGCGAACGAAAAGTCGGTTCGGTTCCCGGATTCAACGGTTCGTCCAGCTTTCGATGCTGCTGTATCCTGGCCGAAATTTAGCCTTGATTGCCGAGGCCGATACGATTGCCTACTTTGGGGCTGGCATCATCGAAGACTACAACCGTTATACGGCTGGCTGTGCGGCATTGGATTGTGCTGCAGCGGTGGTCGGCGTGGCGGAAGGTGAAGCTGAGATTTTCGATGAAGTCGCCCAGTTTTTTCAATATCTGCAACATGCGGCTGATCCGGTACTGCTGTTAGATGCATTGTTGCTTCGTCTGATGCGTCATGCAGGATGGGCTCCTAGTTTGTTTGATTGTGCCAATTGCGGTGATCCTGGCCCCCATTGCGCGTTTGCACCTGCCGCGGGGGGTGCGGTGTGTAGCCAATGTCGGCCGGTTGGCTCGATGAAACCCGCGCCTGCGGTGTTGCGGTTGATGTGGCATATGGCCAATCGTGATCTCGCGACTATCGCACCTACGGCGTCTCAGCTAGGTGAAGTGTTTCCCGGGGGGAGTACTGCTTTGTGTGCGGAAGCACATCGGCTCACTCGGGCGCATTTGCAATATCATTTGGAACGCAATTTTGTCAGCTTGGCGATGCTGTCTGAGGACTAG
- the ybeY gene encoding rRNA maturation RNase YbeY, giving the protein MSIEVFNEDPSLPVNEAMLIDVASFALAKMDVHPAAELAIMIVDEPTIEGMHEQWLGLPGPTDVMSFPMDGYSAVTSRPDTPDAMPMSLGDIVLCPVFAEKQAKRAGHDLAHELALLTVHGVLHVLGYDHVKPEEEQTMFGLQNTILRAWYDHLAETGETYHPRPDNEQAFPTAADRLDLDRQMAEDGRIPAVALSPEDTNNQQQPADPTEGAEDQPTTDPNNDHPGRK; this is encoded by the coding sequence ATGTCAATCGAAGTGTTCAACGAAGATCCCAGTTTGCCTGTGAACGAAGCTATGCTCATCGATGTTGCCAGCTTTGCGCTGGCAAAAATGGATGTGCATCCGGCTGCTGAACTGGCCATCATGATCGTCGACGAACCAACGATCGAGGGAATGCATGAACAATGGCTTGGTCTCCCAGGTCCTACCGATGTAATGAGTTTTCCGATGGATGGATACTCTGCGGTGACCTCCCGGCCTGACACCCCGGATGCGATGCCCATGTCGCTAGGGGATATTGTGCTATGCCCAGTATTCGCCGAAAAACAAGCTAAACGGGCTGGTCACGACCTTGCACATGAATTGGCGCTGCTCACTGTGCACGGCGTGTTGCATGTGCTCGGCTACGATCATGTCAAACCTGAAGAAGAACAAACCATGTTCGGGCTGCAAAACACCATTCTTCGCGCCTGGTATGACCATCTAGCAGAAACCGGAGAAACCTATCATCCCCGGCCGGACAACGAACAGGCGTTCCCAACCGCTGCCGACCGCCTTGATCTTGATCGACAAATGGCTGAGGATGGACGGATCCCGGCAGTAGCGCTATCCCCTGAAGACACCAACAACCAGCAGCAACCAGCCGATCCGACCGAGGGGGCTGAAGATCAACCAACCACCGATCCGAACAATGATCATCCAGGTCGGAAATAA